One window from the genome of Pedobacter schmidteae encodes:
- a CDS encoding carboxypeptidase regulatory-like domain-containing protein, with the protein MRFIKFAIALILFSTLAHISAFAQQDSVVLDNIIKKTKKLTDERPVEKVYLHFDKPYYSVADTIWFKAYLTMEQNLLSQLSKIVYVDVINSKDSLVQTIKLPVVGGVATGNIPLSPTNYQQGNYYVKAYTTWMLNFSEDFFFNKTIAIGEAIEKQLNTHFSYKNTETDKTQVIDAVVQFKNRDNVAQGGKTVNWRLLSNYDIVAKGKGVTDQNGFLRIKIDPKKADKIRNGELITDISITEKDPITTSFRLRPSPPADYDVQFFPEGGDFITGIASRVGFKAIKSNGAGIDLKGAVVDNAGNKLMDFSSSHLGMGSFYLNAEAGKTYKANVTFSDGSTKSFELPKPVQSGIVAQVNNTDTLAFNLKIIANDAYFEANKNKNLFIVATNGAIIYYAAKTKLNTQVTAAKIPKDKFPAGIVQITLFSDTGEPVSERLAFNYAPNAVKLSLKTDLATYKPRQKVKLAVSAKNGAQFAEGNFSVAVTDEQKVPVDENSETTILSSLLLTSDLKGYIEKPNYYFNKTNAKKLADLDVLMLTQGFRRYSYKEILAEKLPPVTFLPEQSMAITGTLRDRTGMPVRKGNLRLTVPGTRIGVETLSSPSGIFAFQNLNIPDSSEVVINAKYNPNGNNLMIVLDGQPAPQLTKNPYQAEEITNIDSTMSAYLNNSKRQYSYLRTLKEVKIEGAKAKRPTHADYPALSGLSSISGTLIEGDRFKGCNMLTLCLQTMATGLIFYENNFYVNRDYQQGSRVPVQIFLNGMPIDYFGLASVQSADVENVEVFTKDELGTVNRMYNTNGVLVVNTKKIPKGTKMSMEEFKKLIPDPSMLKFSPKGFSKQRDFYSPKYVNAAATYNFNDLRSTIYWNPKVVTDASGALSLEFYNADGKGTYKAVIEGVDKNGNVGRYVYRYTVK; encoded by the coding sequence ATGAGATTTATAAAATTTGCAATTGCCCTTATTCTATTTTCAACGCTGGCCCATATTTCGGCCTTTGCCCAGCAGGATAGTGTCGTTTTAGATAACATTATAAAAAAAACAAAGAAACTGACAGACGAACGCCCGGTAGAGAAAGTATACCTGCATTTCGACAAACCTTATTACAGCGTTGCTGATACCATATGGTTTAAGGCCTATTTAACCATGGAGCAAAACCTTCTCTCGCAATTAAGTAAAATCGTTTATGTAGATGTCATCAATAGTAAAGACTCACTTGTTCAAACCATTAAACTTCCCGTTGTTGGCGGCGTGGCAACTGGAAATATACCACTAAGCCCTACAAATTATCAGCAGGGCAATTACTATGTAAAAGCCTATACCACCTGGATGCTCAACTTTAGTGAGGATTTTTTCTTTAATAAAACCATCGCCATTGGCGAAGCGATTGAAAAACAGCTGAACACCCATTTTAGTTATAAAAATACAGAAACCGACAAAACCCAGGTAATTGATGCCGTAGTGCAATTTAAAAATCGGGACAATGTAGCCCAAGGTGGCAAAACGGTTAACTGGAGACTCTTATCAAACTACGATATTGTAGCCAAGGGTAAAGGGGTGACAGATCAGAATGGTTTCTTACGGATTAAAATTGATCCGAAGAAAGCGGACAAAATCAGAAATGGCGAATTGATTACCGATATCAGCATTACTGAAAAAGACCCGATTACCACTTCATTTAGACTAAGACCCAGCCCCCCGGCCGACTATGATGTACAGTTTTTTCCTGAGGGAGGAGATTTTATTACAGGCATAGCATCAAGAGTAGGCTTTAAAGCCATAAAAAGCAACGGTGCCGGAATAGATTTAAAAGGTGCGGTGGTAGATAATGCCGGAAATAAATTAATGGATTTCAGCTCTTCACACCTGGGCATGGGTTCTTTTTATCTGAATGCCGAGGCAGGCAAAACCTATAAAGCGAATGTGACTTTTAGCGACGGGTCCACCAAAAGCTTTGAATTGCCAAAACCGGTTCAGTCAGGTATAGTTGCTCAGGTAAACAATACAGACACACTCGCTTTCAATTTAAAAATTATTGCCAATGATGCCTACTTTGAAGCCAATAAAAACAAAAATCTTTTTATTGTAGCTACCAATGGGGCCATTATTTATTATGCTGCAAAAACTAAACTAAACACCCAGGTTACCGCAGCCAAAATTCCAAAAGATAAATTTCCGGCCGGCATTGTACAAATTACCCTTTTCTCGGATACTGGCGAACCGGTAAGTGAAAGACTTGCGTTCAACTATGCCCCTAATGCGGTTAAACTTTCTTTAAAAACCGATCTGGCTACTTATAAACCAAGGCAAAAAGTGAAGCTGGCAGTATCGGCCAAAAATGGGGCTCAGTTTGCCGAAGGAAATTTTTCTGTTGCGGTAACGGATGAACAAAAAGTGCCGGTTGACGAAAATTCGGAGACGACTATCCTGAGCTCTTTACTGTTAACATCCGACTTAAAAGGTTATATAGAAAAGCCCAATTATTATTTCAATAAAACCAATGCTAAAAAACTGGCCGACCTGGATGTATTGATGCTGACCCAAGGCTTCCGTCGTTATTCCTATAAAGAAATTCTGGCCGAAAAACTTCCACCGGTTACATTTTTACCGGAACAGAGCATGGCCATTACCGGTACTTTACGTGATCGCACGGGTATGCCGGTTAGAAAAGGTAACCTGAGGCTAACTGTTCCGGGTACCCGAATTGGCGTAGAAACCTTAAGCAGCCCTTCCGGAATTTTTGCTTTCCAAAATCTCAATATTCCCGACTCATCAGAAGTAGTGATTAATGCAAAATATAACCCCAACGGAAATAACCTGATGATTGTATTGGATGGTCAGCCAGCACCTCAGCTCACCAAAAATCCTTACCAGGCCGAAGAAATTACCAATATTGACAGTACCATGTCGGCCTACCTGAACAACAGCAAAAGGCAATATAGCTACCTGCGTACGCTGAAAGAGGTAAAAATTGAAGGTGCAAAGGCGAAAAGACCTACCCACGCGGATTACCCTGCTTTATCGGGATTGAGTTCTATATCGGGAACTTTAATTGAAGGCGACCGCTTTAAGGGCTGCAACATGCTAACGCTTTGTTTGCAGACTATGGCTACCGGACTGATCTTTTATGAAAATAACTTTTATGTGAACCGCGACTACCAACAGGGAAGCCGGGTTCCGGTACAGATATTTTTAAATGGTATGCCGATAGATTATTTCGGATTGGCCAGTGTACAATCGGCTGATGTAGAAAATGTGGAAGTTTTTACCAAGGATGAATTGGGTACAGTAAACAGGATGTACAATACCAACGGAGTATTGGTTGTCAACACCAAGAAAATACCAAAAGGTACTAAAATGAGTATGGAGGAATTCAAAAAGCTAATTCCTGATCCGAGTATGCTTAAATTCTCACCCAAAGGTTTCAGTAAACAACGCGATTTTTATTCGCCAAAATATGTAAATGCCGCAGCTACCTATAATTTTAATGATTTAAGAAGCACCATTTACTGGAACCCTAAAGTGGTGACAGATGCTTCGGGTGCTTTATCGCTTGAATTTTATAATGCAGATGGCAAAGGAACTTATAAGGCAGTTATTGAAGGTGTAGACAAAAACGGCAATGTTGGCCGTTACGTGTACCGCTATACCGTTAAGTAA
- a CDS encoding PspC domain-containing protein — translation MKKTHNINIGNSIVHIEEDGYEMLTVYLNEVKQHFSKNADDFEIVTDIENRIAEMFAEILAIGQKQVINIEDVQSVIQQMGSVKDFETSEESGAEQAAAPEYDPIKKLYRDTDKAVVAGVCAGLGHYLDIDAKWIRLFTFLTFFIFGSGVLAYIIFWIMVPKAKTRIEKMEMRGEETNLRGFANSYLQPFAEQSRGFVGEFFQVLGNFLQGAGKVIFKFTAGTIVLFGSLFLLTLIGMLAAFLGFWNSDVYNYFPINMVNQEYLFPLTFATFIAFAVPLLALVLFSIRVAFNTRPANKVLSYGLLVIWLGGVVTGIYYIAKIFTEFKAGAEFAQTTVLKPYAVYTLNVNRTRFFTREDSLNYRIDATNYKGRKILNNLDDDFNMPRNISFRMEKSLDGKVSLSTNYKSRGKTFEVALKNAQNIHYDFLQEGAALNFSPLLHIPKMSSWRGQEVELTLNVPLGTEVQISNEFSNHLNGYGSWNCEHQEGASYTAWIMTETGPKCKFEKIHKED, via the coding sequence ATGAAGAAGACACATAATATAAATATAGGCAACTCTATTGTTCACATTGAAGAGGATGGCTATGAAATGCTTACCGTTTATTTGAACGAAGTAAAGCAGCATTTTTCAAAAAATGCAGACGACTTTGAGATTGTGACCGATATAGAAAACCGTATTGCCGAAATGTTTGCGGAAATATTGGCGATAGGGCAAAAGCAAGTGATCAATATTGAAGATGTGCAATCGGTTATTCAACAGATGGGATCAGTGAAGGACTTTGAAACTTCAGAGGAGTCTGGAGCCGAACAGGCTGCTGCGCCAGAATATGATCCGATTAAAAAATTGTACAGAGATACTGACAAGGCGGTAGTAGCAGGCGTTTGTGCCGGATTGGGGCATTACCTTGATATAGATGCCAAATGGATCCGGCTATTTACTTTTCTAACCTTTTTTATATTTGGATCGGGTGTGCTGGCGTATATTATTTTCTGGATTATGGTGCCTAAAGCCAAAACCAGGATAGAGAAAATGGAGATGCGTGGCGAGGAGACCAATTTGCGCGGTTTTGCCAACAGTTACCTGCAGCCATTTGCCGAACAATCGCGGGGCTTTGTTGGCGAATTTTTTCAGGTGCTGGGCAACTTTTTACAAGGTGCCGGAAAGGTCATCTTTAAATTCACGGCAGGTACCATTGTGTTATTTGGTTCTCTTTTTCTTTTGACCTTAATTGGAATGTTGGCTGCTTTTTTAGGCTTTTGGAATTCGGATGTATACAATTACTTCCCCATCAACATGGTCAATCAGGAGTATCTGTTTCCGCTTACATTTGCCACATTTATAGCCTTTGCCGTTCCTTTGCTGGCATTGGTACTGTTCTCTATCCGGGTAGCTTTTAATACCCGTCCAGCCAATAAAGTACTATCTTATGGATTGCTGGTGATTTGGCTTGGAGGAGTGGTAACCGGCATATATTATATTGCAAAGATTTTTACTGAATTTAAAGCGGGAGCGGAATTTGCCCAGACTACAGTCCTTAAGCCTTATGCGGTTTATACTTTAAACGTAAACAGAACCAGGTTCTTTACCCGCGAAGACAGTTTAAATTACCGCATTGACGCTACAAATTATAAGGGACGGAAAATATTAAATAATCTGGACGATGATTTTAATATGCCAAGAAATATCAGCTTCCGAATGGAAAAAAGTCTGGATGGCAAGGTTTCTTTGAGTACCAATTATAAGTCGAGAGGGAAGACTTTTGAAGTGGCCTTAAAAAATGCACAGAACATTCATTACGATTTTTTACAAGAAGGGGCAGCATTGAACTTTAGTCCGTTGCTTCATATTCCAAAAATGTCTAGCTGGCGTGGACAGGAAGTGGAGCTGACCTTAAATGTACCTCTTGGAACAGAGGTGCAGATTAGTAACGAATTTAGTAATCATCTGAATGGTTATGGTTCCTGGAACTGCGAACATCAGGAAGGGGCTAGCTATACCGCATGGATCATGACTGAAACCGGCCCTAAATGTAAATTCGAAAAGATACATAAAGAGGATTAA
- a CDS encoding PadR family transcriptional regulator, whose amino-acid sequence MIAENTQTQMRKGILEYCVLLIISRGEIYASDIIAELKQAKLLVVEGTLYPLLTRLKNNGLLSYNWVESTSGPPRKYYMLTAEGKSILKQLDTTWEELAYAINTSRKVADKESKEPTNQTES is encoded by the coding sequence ATGATAGCAGAAAATACGCAAACACAAATGCGAAAGGGCATACTTGAATACTGTGTGCTGCTTATAATATCAAGAGGCGAGATTTACGCTTCTGATATCATCGCCGAATTAAAGCAGGCAAAGCTGCTGGTTGTTGAAGGAACACTTTATCCTTTGCTTACCCGATTGAAAAATAATGGTCTGCTGAGTTACAACTGGGTAGAATCGACCTCGGGGCCACCTCGGAAGTACTATATGCTTACCGCAGAGGGGAAAAGCATCTTAAAACAACTGGATACTACCTGGGAGGAATTGGCTTATGCCATCAATACCTCCAGAAAAGTAGCCGACAAGGAATCAAAAGAACCAACTAATCAGACCGAATCATGA
- a CDS encoding putative sensor domain DACNV-containing protein, protein MIYRTTYQAARIIAPKVEAIFAQHLAAASESGEEDLAPLPTANVVEAIIDATFWASLRKEEGHSPKISLAFLPPEQAGNPLLFKQRLPLNPGILTKIAPGVERAGIHLGIWIEEGELYVWGTTVSIPNFCFVVDVSEPALLVIKHRRIYGFGKFTNIAVLKGDQVKMVDGDHTNLPDCPPMLLSLLDLTAPSYWNDSVNVLIQLAVSMRAHGRGGTLLVVPNDTKNWLQSIIKPIQYGIQPSFTGLSKLLQQDRKEASQIFWQTALKREVEHLAGLTAVDGATIISKEYELLAFGAKIGRAKGKENIDELSFSEPILGGAAVIMHPAKVGGTRHLSAAQFVHDQRDATALVASQDGHFTIYNWSPQQSRVQAFRIDTLLL, encoded by the coding sequence ATGATTTACCGCACAACCTATCAGGCCGCAAGAATTATTGCTCCAAAAGTGGAAGCAATTTTTGCACAGCACCTTGCAGCTGCCAGTGAAAGCGGTGAAGAAGATCTGGCTCCTTTGCCCACAGCGAATGTGGTGGAAGCCATTATTGATGCCACCTTTTGGGCCAGTTTGCGTAAAGAAGAAGGGCACTCGCCTAAAATATCGCTGGCTTTTTTGCCTCCCGAACAGGCAGGCAATCCTTTGCTTTTTAAACAACGGTTACCTTTAAACCCTGGCATATTAACAAAAATTGCCCCAGGAGTAGAACGTGCCGGCATCCATCTGGGTATCTGGATAGAGGAAGGTGAGTTGTATGTATGGGGTACCACAGTCAGCATTCCTAATTTTTGTTTTGTGGTGGATGTTTCCGAGCCAGCTTTACTGGTGATCAAACACCGCAGAATATATGGCTTTGGGAAATTTACCAATATTGCGGTACTTAAAGGCGATCAGGTGAAAATGGTGGATGGTGACCATACCAATTTGCCCGATTGTCCGCCAATGTTATTGTCCCTGCTCGACCTTACAGCTCCTTCTTATTGGAACGATTCGGTTAACGTACTTATTCAGCTGGCAGTTTCTATGCGTGCCCATGGACGGGGCGGAACCTTGCTGGTTGTTCCCAATGACACTAAAAACTGGCTTCAGTCTATCATAAAACCAATTCAATATGGCATTCAACCTTCTTTTACCGGTTTGTCCAAATTGTTGCAGCAAGACCGAAAAGAAGCCAGCCAGATTTTTTGGCAAACAGCCCTAAAACGTGAGGTAGAGCATCTGGCCGGCCTTACAGCTGTTGATGGGGCTACTATCATCAGTAAGGAATATGAATTGCTGGCATTTGGTGCAAAAATAGGCAGGGCCAAAGGCAAAGAAAATATTGATGAATTGTCCTTTTCCGAACCGATTCTTGGAGGGGCGGCTGTAATTATGCATCCCGCAAAGGTAGGCGGTACCCGGCATTTGTCGGCCGCCCAGTTTGTCCACGATCAAAGAGATGCGACAGCACTTGTTGCTTCACAGGATGGCCATTTTACCATATACAACTGGTCGCCGCAGCAAAGCCGCGTTCAGGCTTTCCGCATTGATACCTTACTGTTGTAA
- a CDS encoding TonB-dependent receptor domain-containing protein, translating into MKNCIRAFSFLFFMCCSAAVSAQVGSISGGVMAKGLPLAGINIELLGGTAVVKTDSLGKYVFEKLAAGSYKVEARAVGFRKMVKSVVLKGSETLRLDFDLSNFENDLNEVVVTGTLKETKRLESPVPVEVYTQAYFRKNPTPSIFEALQNVNGVRPQLNCNICNTGDIHINGLEGPYTMVLIDGMPIVSSLSSVYGLSGIPNSLVEQIEIVKGPASSLYGSEAVGGLINIITKKPQTASLLSADVFGTTYGELNADLGFKFKVGQKTDVLTGVNYFKYGNPVDHNHDNFTDVTLQDRISVFQKWNFERKHKRVFTLGGRYVYEDRWGGEMQWNKSYRGGDQVYGESIYTNRWELIGNYQLPVDEKLFLAFSYNEHNQDSRYGTTSYIAEQKIGFAQLTWDKTFGKHDLLFGSAMRYTYYDDNTPATTGSNQALKRNTWLPGVFVQDEITLAPQHKFLAGFRYDYNSVHGNIFTPRMAYKWTINDNNILRLNAGTGFRVVNIFTEDHAALTGARTVKIAGELKPEKTYNVNLNFLKKIYSANGNFLGIEAAAFYTYFNNRIIGDFDTNPNEIIYANLDGHAVSKGFSANVDFTLTNGLKIILGGTYQDVATYEHGIKKQQILTEKFSGNWAATYKINPLKLTVDYTGNIYSPMRLPLVSEWDPRKEYSPTWSIQNIQLTFWGFKNIEVYGGVKNLLNWTPNRGNPFIIAGANNPFDKGLEYDDNGKVKRTESNPYGVTFDPAYVYGPNQNIRGFLGVRLTIK; encoded by the coding sequence ATGAAAAATTGTATCAGAGCTTTTTCCTTTTTGTTTTTTATGTGCTGTTCAGCGGCAGTATCGGCCCAGGTGGGCAGCATTAGTGGTGGCGTAATGGCCAAAGGTCTTCCGCTAGCCGGAATTAACATTGAATTATTGGGTGGCACTGCTGTAGTTAAAACAGACAGTTTAGGTAAATATGTATTTGAGAAACTTGCTGCTGGAAGTTATAAAGTAGAAGCAAGGGCGGTAGGGTTTAGAAAAATGGTAAAGTCGGTGGTGTTGAAAGGGAGCGAGACGTTGCGGTTGGATTTTGACTTGAGTAATTTTGAGAACGATCTTAACGAAGTAGTGGTAACCGGGACGCTGAAAGAAACAAAACGTTTGGAAAGCCCGGTTCCGGTAGAAGTGTATACGCAAGCTTATTTCAGGAAAAATCCTACCCCCAGTATCTTTGAGGCTTTGCAAAACGTAAATGGGGTAAGGCCTCAGCTCAATTGCAACATCTGCAATACGGGCGATATCCACATCAACGGTTTGGAGGGGCCATATACTATGGTACTAATTGATGGTATGCCCATTGTGAGCAGCTTGTCTAGTGTTTATGGTCTTTCGGGAATACCCAATTCGCTGGTCGAACAGATTGAAATTGTAAAAGGTCCTGCTTCATCGCTATATGGTAGTGAAGCAGTTGGAGGTTTGATTAACATCATTACCAAAAAGCCGCAAACTGCAAGCTTGTTGTCGGCTGATGTTTTCGGGACTACCTACGGAGAGCTGAATGCCGATTTGGGTTTTAAATTTAAAGTAGGGCAGAAAACAGATGTGCTTACCGGGGTCAATTATTTTAAATATGGAAACCCTGTCGACCATAACCACGATAATTTTACTGATGTTACGTTACAGGACCGTATTTCTGTATTTCAGAAATGGAATTTTGAAAGGAAACATAAACGAGTGTTTACGCTGGGTGGCCGCTATGTTTACGAAGATCGATGGGGTGGCGAAATGCAATGGAATAAGTCGTACCGGGGTGGCGATCAGGTGTACGGAGAAAGTATTTATACCAATCGCTGGGAGCTGATTGGTAATTACCAGTTGCCTGTTGACGAAAAGTTGTTCCTTGCTTTTTCTTACAATGAACACAATCAGGATAGCCGATATGGAACCACGTCTTATATCGCCGAACAGAAAATAGGCTTTGCGCAGCTCACCTGGGACAAAACCTTTGGTAAGCACGATCTGCTATTTGGTTCGGCTATGCGTTATACTTATTATGATGACAATACACCGGCAACAACGGGATCAAATCAGGCTTTAAAAAGAAATACCTGGTTGCCCGGGGTTTTTGTACAGGATGAAATTACACTTGCTCCACAGCATAAATTCCTGGCAGGTTTCCGCTACGATTACAATTCTGTCCATGGAAATATATTTACACCACGTATGGCTTACAAATGGACCATTAACGATAATAATATCCTTCGTTTAAATGCCGGTACAGGCTTTAGAGTGGTCAATATTTTTACCGAAGATCATGCCGCGTTGACTGGGGCCAGAACAGTAAAAATAGCGGGAGAGTTAAAACCCGAAAAAACATACAATGTAAACCTCAATTTTCTTAAAAAGATTTACAGCGCCAATGGAAATTTTCTGGGCATAGAAGCGGCTGCTTTTTATACTTATTTTAACAATAGGATTATTGGCGATTTTGATACCAATCCGAATGAAATCATTTATGCAAATCTGGACGGCCATGCGGTAAGCAAGGGTTTTAGCGCCAATGTGGACTTTACATTGACCAATGGCTTGAAAATTATTTTGGGTGGAACATACCAGGATGTGGCTACTTACGAGCATGGTATCAAAAAACAGCAGATCTTGACCGAGAAGTTTTCGGGCAACTGGGCAGCCACCTATAAAATTAACCCGCTTAAGCTGACAGTTGATTATACCGGAAATATTTATAGTCCAATGCGCCTGCCACTGGTAAGTGAGTGGGACCCGAGAAAAGAGTATTCGCCTACCTGGAGCATACAAAACATACAGCTTACTTTTTGGGGTTTCAAAAATATAGAGGTGTATGGTGGTGTAAAAAATCTGCTCAACTGGACCCCCAACCGAGGTAATCCTTTTATCATTGCCGGTGCAAATAATCCTTTCGACAAAGGCCTGGAATATGATGATAATGGAAAGGTAAAGCGAACAGAAAGTAATCCTTACGGGGTAACTTTTGACCCGGCCTACGTGTATGGCCCGAATCAGAATATCCGGGGGTTCCTGGGTGTTAGATTGACAATTAAATGA
- a CDS encoding metal-dependent transcriptional regulator, which yields MLSYTEENYLKALLMLSFQNEERPEAGTNEMAAYLGVKPATATDMLKKLKEKELVTYQKYGKILLTELGREKGITILRKHRLWETFLYEKLDFSWDEVHEVAEQLEHIQSEKLVNKLEEFLDFPDFDPHGDPIPKANGDIPVIDKVLLSEIRANETCHVVAVKDASALFLQYLEKLNITIGTKVKVLEVIDFDGSLNIQIEAEEPRSVSMKFAESLFVKR from the coding sequence ATGCTATCTTATACTGAAGAAAACTATTTAAAAGCATTGTTGATGCTGAGCTTCCAGAACGAGGAACGCCCGGAGGCCGGCACCAATGAAATGGCTGCCTATTTGGGTGTAAAACCTGCTACAGCTACAGATATGCTAAAAAAACTGAAGGAGAAGGAACTGGTTACTTATCAGAAATACGGGAAGATCCTGTTAACGGAACTGGGTAGAGAAAAAGGGATTACGATACTGAGAAAGCACAGACTTTGGGAAACTTTTTTGTACGAAAAGTTGGACTTTAGTTGGGACGAAGTGCATGAAGTGGCCGAACAGTTGGAGCATATTCAGTCGGAAAAACTGGTCAACAAACTGGAGGAGTTTCTCGATTTCCCTGATTTTGATCCGCATGGCGACCCTATACCTAAAGCCAATGGTGACATTCCGGTGATAGACAAAGTCCTTCTATCAGAAATCAGGGCCAATGAGACCTGTCATGTAGTAGCTGTTAAAGATGCCTCAGCCTTATTTCTGCAATATCTTGAAAAATTAAACATTACCATCGGAACAAAGGTAAAAGTACTGGAGGTGATAGATTTTGACGGCTCCCTAAATATTCAGATTGAGGCCGAAGAGCCAAGAAGCGTATCGATGAAATTTGCCGAGAGCCTGTTTGTTAAGAGATAA
- a CDS encoding DUF2130 domain-containing protein has protein sequence MSTEIKCPNCSHTFPIEEVMAEEYKKDLREKMVSFTKQKDEEYSKKLNEFAQQQKQQEQAFELQKKQQAQLFEQQLEKEKKQLQSILEENLRKSITSDFENKLQMLDNANKDNEEKLKLARSKELDFLKKEQAMKEKEAELELEIQRKLQEQRTEMVEQIRKQEAEKTSLKDTEHQLRVKELEKQLADQKKLAEEMKRKAEQGSMQLQGEAQELILEELLRNAFPFDLVTEVGKGVRGADCVHHIRNQFGQDCGKIIYESKRTKDFSMEWIEKLKKDMRSMGVDVAVIVTQAYPKGMDCFGERDGVWICSFDEVKAVSYILRDGIVKLSSAIKSQENRGDKMHMLYDYLTSNEFSEQWKAIREGFMSMKLSIQRERDAMEKLWKAREKQLEKVMLNATHIRGSIEGIAGTDSIQLSLTDEDDEPLLLE, from the coding sequence ATGTCTACAGAGATCAAATGCCCTAATTGTTCGCATACTTTCCCAATTGAGGAAGTGATGGCAGAGGAATATAAAAAAGACCTTCGTGAAAAGATGGTTTCTTTTACCAAACAAAAGGACGAGGAGTACAGCAAGAAGCTAAACGAATTTGCCCAGCAGCAAAAACAACAGGAACAAGCATTTGAATTGCAGAAAAAACAACAGGCACAGCTTTTTGAGCAGCAATTGGAGAAAGAAAAGAAACAATTGCAAAGTATACTGGAAGAAAATTTACGCAAAAGTATTACCTCCGATTTTGAGAACAAATTGCAGATGTTGGACAATGCCAACAAAGACAATGAAGAAAAGCTAAAGCTGGCCCGCTCAAAGGAACTGGACTTTTTAAAGAAAGAACAGGCCATGAAAGAGAAGGAAGCAGAATTGGAATTGGAGATACAACGCAAGCTGCAGGAACAACGGACTGAAATGGTAGAGCAGATCAGGAAACAGGAAGCCGAAAAAACCAGCTTAAAAGATACCGAACATCAGCTGAGGGTAAAGGAGCTGGAAAAACAACTGGCCGACCAGAAAAAACTGGCAGAAGAGATGAAACGCAAAGCAGAACAGGGATCGATGCAATTGCAGGGCGAAGCACAGGAGTTAATCCTGGAAGAACTGCTACGCAATGCTTTCCCTTTTGATTTGGTAACTGAAGTTGGGAAGGGCGTACGAGGGGCCGATTGTGTGCATCATATTCGCAACCAGTTTGGGCAGGATTGTGGCAAAATCATATACGAAAGTAAACGCACCAAAGACTTCTCGATGGAATGGATTGAAAAGTTGAAAAAGGATATGAGAAGTATGGGTGTTGATGTTGCCGTTATTGTAACCCAGGCCTACCCAAAAGGGATGGATTGTTTTGGAGAAAGAGATGGGGTTTGGATTTGTTCATTTGATGAAGTTAAAGCCGTTTCATATATCCTTAGAGATGGCATCGTTAAACTTTCAAGCGCCATTAAATCGCAGGAAAACCGCGGCGATAAAATGCACATGTTGTATGATTACCTCACCAGCAACGAATTTTCAGAGCAATGGAAAGCCATAAGAGAAGGTTTCATGAGCATGAAACTGTCCATACAACGGGAACGTGATGCTATGGAAAAATTGTGGAAAGCAAGAGAAAAGCAATTGGAAAAAGTGATGCTGAATGCCACCCATATCCGTGGCTCCATTGAAGGTATCGCCGGCACAGACAGTATTCAATTGAGCCTTACCGATGAGGATGATGAACCGTTATTACTGGAATAA